A genomic segment from Sorangium aterium encodes:
- a CDS encoding type VI secretion system baseplate subunit TssF — MDEGPQFRALFHEELAALDHTIESGVRRGELAAGTDDPDVRRLIEAMAFFSARTRASASAAMRASIIRLAGGLLDELFAPMPAAALLQADGWGLLDAPIELPEGTQMRVETYDGRASIFSTRGPLPVRPIRIQKAELARSARGAELRVHLAARVPQKGQIELPFFVRRHGDYNAGAELHEELRRHFLRAVATKDDGIDRACDVSFEAPAPARPWDSGEGGSPIDRIRSFFHAPEQALLFRVSVPAEGPAPERMTLTISLGASFPEQLSVTADTFALFVVPMQNAWSDLAEPISVDGTSDARQVRLLHSALEGVEPVTVRGIYRPVQKVLTPVPPRSLSGEEGDSYEVLFPEDGSVMVRVSSPDAVTAPWIAQVDAVWSQPSLWQNARGPLTVRPQRKKALDGLSLRVLGNVRPPLPSPLALSPEKGLDVLALKQKPTLEARDLRALLTLFGASGASPFARFPGRIAGLTASFAPDPIGARGPRKRVYRVEMQRPAAGEEALAPWFHRQVSALLDAWSPEPADVETTSPRAGDQEISP, encoded by the coding sequence ATGGACGAAGGACCCCAGTTTCGCGCCCTGTTCCACGAGGAGCTCGCGGCGCTCGATCACACCATCGAGAGCGGCGTCCGCAGGGGCGAGCTCGCGGCCGGGACGGACGATCCCGACGTGCGGAGGCTCATCGAGGCCATGGCGTTCTTCTCGGCGCGCACGCGCGCGTCCGCGAGCGCCGCGATGCGGGCGTCGATCATCCGCCTGGCCGGCGGCCTGCTCGACGAGCTGTTCGCCCCGATGCCCGCGGCGGCGCTCCTCCAGGCGGACGGGTGGGGCCTCCTGGACGCGCCGATCGAGCTGCCCGAGGGCACGCAGATGCGGGTCGAGACCTATGACGGGCGGGCGTCGATCTTCTCGACGCGAGGCCCCCTGCCCGTGCGGCCGATAAGGATCCAGAAGGCCGAGCTCGCGAGGAGCGCGCGCGGCGCGGAGCTGCGCGTCCACCTCGCGGCCAGGGTGCCGCAAAAGGGCCAGATCGAGCTCCCGTTCTTCGTCCGGCGGCACGGCGACTACAACGCCGGCGCCGAGCTGCACGAGGAGCTGCGCCGCCACTTCCTGCGCGCGGTCGCGACCAAGGACGACGGGATCGACCGCGCCTGCGACGTGTCGTTCGAGGCGCCCGCGCCCGCGAGGCCGTGGGACAGCGGCGAGGGCGGCTCGCCGATCGACCGTATCCGCTCCTTCTTTCACGCCCCCGAGCAGGCCTTGCTCTTCCGCGTCTCCGTGCCGGCCGAAGGGCCCGCCCCCGAGCGGATGACGCTGACCATCTCGCTCGGCGCGAGCTTCCCGGAGCAGCTCTCGGTCACGGCCGACACGTTCGCGCTCTTCGTGGTGCCGATGCAGAACGCATGGAGCGATCTGGCCGAGCCGATCTCCGTGGACGGCACGAGCGACGCCCGGCAGGTCCGGCTGCTCCACTCGGCGCTCGAGGGGGTCGAGCCGGTGACGGTGCGCGGTATCTACAGGCCTGTCCAGAAGGTGCTGACGCCTGTCCCGCCGCGCTCGCTCTCGGGCGAGGAAGGGGACTCGTACGAGGTGCTCTTCCCCGAGGATGGCAGCGTGATGGTGCGCGTCTCCTCGCCCGACGCGGTGACCGCGCCGTGGATCGCGCAGGTCGACGCCGTCTGGTCGCAGCCCTCGCTCTGGCAGAACGCGCGCGGCCCGCTGACCGTGCGGCCGCAGCGCAAGAAGGCCCTCGACGGCCTTTCGCTCCGCGTGCTCGGCAACGTGCGGCCGCCCCTGCCGAGCCCCCTCGCCCTCTCGCCCGAGAAGGGGCTCGACGTGCTCGCGCTCAAGCAGAAGCCCACGCTCGAAGCGCGCGACCTCCGGGCGCTCCTCACGCTCTTCGGCGCCTCCGGCGCGAGCCCGTTCGCCCGGTTTCCCGGCCGGATCGCCGGCCTCACCGCGTCCTTCGCGCCGGATCCGATCGGCGCGCGGGGCCCGCGAAAGAGGGTGTATCGCGTGGAGATGCAGCGGCCCGCGGCAGGGGAGGAGGCGCTCGCGCCCTGGTTCCACCGGCAGGTCTCGGCGCTGCTCGACGCGTGGAGCCCCGAGCCCGCGGACGTCGAGACGACCTCCCCGCGCGCGGGAGATCAGGAGATCTCGCCGTGA